The Apibacter raozihei DNA segment CAAACTATAATATATGAAGAAACATCATAATCTATTTCTTTCCAATATTTACTTATATTATTTATTTTACTACCACTCATTGCTATTAATTTTAAAGGTTCCTTGAGCATTAATTACTTCTAATTCTTCTATTACTGCTTTCAACTTTAATTTATCTATACCTGCTTTTTCAATGTTAGGAAATAAATCTTGTCTAACTTTATCAATAAATTGTTGCTTACTTAAATTAGAATATGGATTACTAGGATTATCAATTCTTAATTGTCCTGTATGGAGAGGATATAATGCCTTATTTGCAGTACTTAATCTTGTTTCTGTAGTAAACTTGCCAATTATACTATTAATATTTACCTTAATTTGTGACTCACCTCCAGTGACTCTTTTACATTCAATAATTTTTTTATCTGTAATATTTAAAACATCTATCTCATTTCCTCCTATTATTTTAGAAATAATTACTTCTTTTCCTTGATTTAATTCTTTTATTCCCGTATCTAACTCATTTAATAAATTTTTCGCTGGTCTTCCTCCGTCAACTATTGAGCCATCAGAATTAATTACACTTTTATTAAACCAAGTAATTATATCTTCTGTATTTTTAAACTTAGGAGACGAAACAAGCTTATCCAACATTAAAGTCATTTTATTTCCTCCTATAGCATCGTCAATATACATCGCTCGAAGTATAATATCTTCTGATACAGATTTTGATAAACCTCTGGAAACTCATTTGCTTGTTAGCCGAATCTCTAATTCTGTAAGATTATTTAATCCTTTCCACTTCTTATATCCTCCTGCTTTATCGATGGCATTTAAATTCTTAGAAACCAGATTTAGCTCATCAGGATTTCTCCTCAAAGCTGGCGCTTCTTCAGCAAGTATCTGCCATGCTTTAAAGCCATTTTTTTCATTAACAATATTTGTAAAGACCTTATCACCATTATACAAATCATCTACAAAATCATCAAAATTACAGGATTGGGAAGAAAGAAGATTGATGATCAGCAACCCTATTACCGTTAATAAGTTTCTATACCACATCATTTTTAAAGTTTTTATTTTCCAAGCTATACTTCAACGTTTGAGTATTACCAGTTTTTTTATCTCTATATAGAAAATTAACAATATCTCCTTGTTTCCACATTTTTTCAAATTTTAATTTGTCGAAGGGATATGTTTTTTGCTGCAACGTTTCTTCTCTCAGATCGACCACCCAAACACTTCGCTGCCTTAACACAAAAAGCATATCATCCCAGAATTCATTTTCAATAAAAGCATTATTTGCACCTATCTCTGTATCATATTTTTTCAAGCTTAAATCATTGGTATTAAAAACCAACAAACCATAAGGAATAAATACAAATGCTCCATCTCCGGAATCAAGTTTAAATTTTTCTAAATTAGCTTCCAATCCACAGCCTTTGCTATTATAATCTAAAAGAGAATGTATATACAGTTTTTCATTAACATACAGTCTGAATCTCCATAAAGTATATCCATAAAAGGGTTCGTCGAACTCTGTAGCTACAAGCTTTATATTTTTAAATTTGGATTCAAAAATATGGGGTTTATCTAATGCTAAGGGCATACGGTATTATAATTTATTTGTGCTTTCAAAATCATAAGCTTCTGTATTAAAAATTAAAGTATTACTCTTTTCTAATTCTTTATCTTCATATAAAAAATAGATTTTGTTTTTTACCATCCACGTTTTTTCAAATACTAATTTTTGATAGGGATAAATCTCCTCAATAAACCTATTGTTTTCTAAATCAACGATACAAATAACTCTTTGGTTTAGTACAATAAGAAAATTATTTAAAAACAGATTAGAAATAAATTTATTATTATAATTCTCTATTGTTTTATCATATTTTTTAAGTTCTAGACTTTTAGTATTCAAAACCAAAAGACCCTAAGGAATAAATACAAAATTTCCTTTTGCTGATTCTAAAATAAAATTTTCAAGATTTTCCGGAAGTCCAAAAAACTTATCTTCATAATTTAAATATTCGTGGTGAAATACCTCACCATTTACATATAATTTACATTTCCAAATCTCAAACCCATAATGAAGCTCATCCAACTCCGTTGTGACAAACTCAATATCATTAAATTTGGATTTAAAAAATTTTGGTTGATACGGATCTAAGAACATACTATTATTGCTGCTTTATTTTTCTTATAAATTTCATAAACTTATTCTTTTCCGCCTTTAACATATTTTAAAAAATATGTTAAAAAATACAATGGAAAAAAAGATAAAAATAAACTAAACCCAAAAAATGTTATGGATTTAAAAGATTTTTCAATGCAAATGATTACAAATAAAATTATGATAAATACAATTATAGGAATTACGAAATAATATTTTCTTCTATTCTCTCCCTTAAAAAAAAGAAAATGAAAAAAAGATGTTAAAAAAAGTATACTAAAAAATATATCATTGGCAAGATAAAATAATGCACCTTCTTTTGCTACAGGAGAATTATTTCTATTAAAAACACCATTACTTAGATAGAAATCAGTACAAAAATGAATAATAATCATTCCTAAAATAAAGTTGGTTATATATATTATTTTATATCTATACCATATATAAATTACCAATAACAAAATGATTAGTAATGATACCCATTGAAATATGTTTAAACTCATTCTATAGCATTTTACTCAAATATTATTTTAAAAATTTATTTTAGAAAATCTCCATTTGTATTAATATTAAGGATCAAACCGATTATTAATTTATTAGGTTTTAATTTTATTGTAAAAATAACTTTCCCTATTAAACTTGCATGTTATATAAATAAATTCAAAAATAATTAAATAAATATAATTATTTTTTGCTGTTCAACATTTAAACTTTTACTTTGACAAGTAAAAATATGTAATTTTGCAAAAAAAATTCATGAAAACTCCTTTAGATACTCGTGTTGAAAAGTTGAAACAACAAGGTTATGATTTATCTTTAAATAAAGTTCTGGATGATGCTTTTAGTGCCTGGAAAAAAATACTTTTTATGGGTATTGTCTATGTACTTTTCTCTTATTTATTTAGTAATCTGGTTTCTTTATTCTTATCCAACATTTTAGGAACTAAAGACTTAGATACTGAATTTAGTAATTCAATAATGAGTTTAAGTCAAAAACCTAATGGTTTTACTGAAATGATCCCCTTATTTCAGGAATATATGTACAACCCCCTAATTTTATCTAAAGCATTCATCTCTTCTTTCATTAACTTACTTATTTTCCCTATGGGAGCAGGGCTTATTTACTGTGCTTATCAGGCCGACAAAACAGGTACTACATCTTTTAAAGATCTGATCAGAGGATTTCAGGGCAATAAATTTATTAACCTTTTAGGACTAACCATTATTGTTTCTGTAGTAACTCTTTTAAGTGCATTTTTACTGTTTATTCCTTTATTATATATAATTCCTGCATTTTTACTTGCTGGAGCTTTTATTATTATAGACGAGGTTTCTCTATCCAAGGCCATCAAAAATAGTATAAAAATTGTTAATATGAATTTTGGTAAGGTTTTACTTGTATCCGTTGTATCTTTTTTGATAAGTAAAGTTTTAGGTGTTGCGATGTGTGGAATCGGATTAATTATTACCATACCATACTCTTTTGCTATTGTATATTCAGTGTATAAAAACACTATAGAGACCGTAAAAACTGAAGACATTTCTGAATAAAGTATAATTTAAAAAATATAAATTTTGATACCCACATTATTAAAGAGGCTTCGTATAAAATACAATATTGCCATTCGTAAGTTCAGGTATCAAAATCCGGAGGCTTTTGTATATCTGGTAAGTACCTTAATCGGCATTACTGGCGGATTGAGTGCTGTTATCTTAAAGAATCTTGTAAGCTTTACAGAGGAGCTTGTTTATCACAATGAAAATATTCATTATAATTACTGGACTATCATATTACCAGCCATAGGTATTCTGCTTACGGTTATTTATATCAAATATTTTGTCAAAGCAAACATTAGCCATGGAGTTGAAAAAGTACTATATGCTATATCTAAAAACAGGAGTAAAATTGACAAAAAAAATACTTATAGTTCCGTTATATCAAGTAGCTTAACAGTAGGATTTGGCGGTTCTGTAGGATTAGAAGCTCCTATAGTATACACCGGAGCTGCTATCGGTTCCAATATAGCTCAAAAATTTAATTTAAATTTAAAATTAAGAACTCTTTTTATAGCTTGTGGCTGTTCAGCAGCAATTGCAGGAATATTTAAGGCACCGATAGCTGCCATTATTTTTTCTTTGGAAGTTTTAATGATTGATTTAAGCATGTGGTCTTTAATACCTATTTTAATTTCGTCCACTACCGGAGCTTTAGTTTCTTATTTTTTATTGGGAGATAAAATATCTTTCTATTTTGCTATTTTTGAACCTTTTGATAAAACTAAAATTCCCTTTTATGTTCTGTTAGGAATGTCCTGCGGTTTTTTCTCCCTATATTTTACTAAGGTAAGCCGCTTAACCGAGAAGTTTTTTTCAAAGTATAAAAATAAATATTTGAAGGCTCTACTGGGAGGTGGTGCGGTGGGAATTCTCATATTTGTATTTCCCCCTCTGTTTGGTGAAGGATATATTGGCCTCCAGCATTTAATGAGTGATCACCCGGAAAGCATTGCTAATAATTCTTTTTTTTATTCACTCCGTTCCCATGATTATTTTCTTATCATTTTTTTGATTGGAATATTATTTATTAAAGTTATTGCCAGTAGCTTTACAACAGCTTCCGGCGGTATCGGAGGAGTTTTTGCTCCGGCTCTTTTTACTGGTGGAATTTTAGGTTTTGTTTTTGCAAAAATCATCAACCTATTTAATTGGGTTAAACTTTCTGAGCATAATTTTACATTAGTAGGAATGGCTGGTGTTATGGCAGGAATTATGCATGCTCCTATGACTTCTATTTTTTTAATTGCTGAAATTACCGGAGGCTATAATTTATTATTTCCATTAATAATAACCTCTTCAGTTGCATATTTAATGAAATACCGACTAGATAAATACTCTGTCTATACGTATAACCTAAAACGGCAAAATCAGATGATTACACATAATAAAGACAAAGAAGCAATTCGAAGGATGAATATGGAAGATTTAATTGAAACTGATTTTATTACAGTTCCCTTAACCTTATCTTTATCTAAATTTATTAAAGAAGAAATTCCTAAATCACGGAAAAATCTATTTGTTGTTGAGAATGTTGAAGGAGTTTTTATAGGTGTTATTTTGGTAGACGAACTTATGGATGTCTTATTGAACAAAGAAAAATACGAAAATTTAAAGATCGTTGATGTTGTATCTAAACCTCCGGCAGTCATTAATCTTCACGATGATAATGAGGCGGTTTTTAAACTATTTGATCAAACTAATTCATGGTACCTTCCTGTTGTTGAAAATAAAAAATATATAGGTATGCTTTCCAAATCCAAATTACTTCAGAAATACAGAAAATTAATCGTAGATTTTTCAGAGGATTAAATTCTTTAGATTGTAATTTAAAATAAGCATGAAAAAATCTGATATAAGTCCAATGCCTCAGTATTTTGACAAATATATAAATCTGGTAAAAGATATTGAGTTACTGGATGCTTTTGAAAGCAGCCTTGAAGATCTTTATACTTTGGATACTTGTCTTTTAGAAAAAATAGGAAATAAGACCTACCTGAAAGATAAATGGGAAATTAAAGAGATTATACAACATATTACTGATATAGAAAGACTTTTAACTTCAGGCGTATTACGTTTTTCCAGGAATAAACCTTCTTTTATTATCAGTTTTGACGAAAATAGACTTACAAAACACTCTAAAGCTAAAAACAAAAAATTGGCTTATATACTAGAAGAATTAATATCAGTAAGAAAATCTACAATTTGTCTTTATCAGAGTTTTGATGAAGAAGATTTACAAAAAAAAGGAATCAATTGGAAATATGAAATCTCTGTATTAGCAATGGGTTTTAACATTATAGGACATCAGATGCATCATCTTAATTTTATAAAATCTAACTATTATCCACTTATAGAATTTTAAATTTTCCGACAATTAATATACCATTTAACATCTAAATTGAAAACCTAGCTGATAAATAATTCCCTTTACATTACACCAATGTTATATTATTTCTTAATTATATATTTATCTTTTTTATTATGCAATCTTTATTTAAACTACCGGAAGATTTATTTCACAATCAAACCGATATAAATTTTTACATTTATACTAATAATTCATCCAACCGAAACCGGATAGTATTTTCTCATCATGTACTATGCTTTCTTATTAAAGGTGTCAAAGAAATTCATCATGCCAATTTTCACCAAACTATAACTAATTCTCAGTATTTTCTGCTTCCCTCCGGAAGAACTTTAATGACTGATAAAATCGATAATAATGAATATAAAAGCCTATTGTTATTTTTTTCTGACAATTTTCTTTCCCAATTTTGTCTTACTAATACTATAGAGTTTACGAATAAAAATATGGCTACCAATATTGAAGTCTTTAAAAAAGATAATTTTATACGTAATTATGAAAACTCATTATTGCTACTTAAAAATGAAATTCTCAACAGTGAAGAATTAAAAAAAATAAAATTGAATGAAATTCTTAATTATATACTTATAAATTCGAAGGAAAAGATGTTTTCATTTATCAGCAACTGTTTTCGGCAAAAAGACAAAATAGTATTTATGCAGATTATAGAAAAGAATAAATATACCAATCTTACAATCAAAGAACTTTCTTTTCTTTGTAATATGAGTATTTCTACATTTAAACGCAATTTTCATGAAATATATGCAACTACTCCAAAAAAATACTTTATTGATCATAAAATGTTGAAAGCTAAAAAACTCCTAATGAAAGGTAAATACATATCAGACATATCTGAAGAACTACAATATCAAAACTTATCCTCTTTTAGTAAAGAGTTTAAAAAATATTTCGGTGTTTCTCCCAAAGAATTTACTAATAATATAACTTCCTGAAATTTGAACGTTCTGGATAAGTAATAAATCTTTTAAGATAATCTTTCTTACCACTTCTAATCATAGTTTTGTTAAAAATAAAAAACAAAATTATGAAAAAAGTATTTTTTATACTGATAACTTGTGCATACTGTTCCATACAGGCACAAAACTTTACTTTAAAAAGTAAAACACTTCAGGGGCAGGCAGAAAGTAATCTCATGTTTAATGGAATGGGATGTAAAGGAGAAAATATGTCTCCACAACTATTTTGGGAAAATGTCCCAATTCAGACTCAGAGTTTTGCTATTACCATCTTTGATCCGGATGCACCCACGGGAAGCGGATGGTGGCATTGGGTGGCGTATAATATCCCCTCAGATATAAGAGAAATGAAAGCAAATGCAGGAAATATAACAAAAAAGATCGCGCCTTTAGGAACTATACAAAGTAAAACAGATTATGGTACGTATGGATATGGAGGCCCCTGTCCTCCAACAGGAGATCGTCCACATCAATATATAATTACGATATATGCATTAGACACTCCACTTTTAGATTTGGATAAAGATGCTTCACCTGCTTTAGTAGGCTTCTATTTACAACAACATACTATTCAAAAAGCATCTTTGATATTTTATTCTCAACGTTAAAATTTATAAATTACATGTATTAAATATTAATTTTTAAGTATTTACATTTAATTTAATCTTTATACATCTTTTACTTTAATATAAATTTTCAAAAGATTAAATTCTTGCGTTTGCAAGAATAAACAAAGGGTGTCAGGATTTATAAAACCTGACACCACTTCTTAAATAAATTTATTATGAAAAAATCTATTGCCCTAAAGGCTCATGCTCTACGCGTAATAATCTGGAATCTACCTGAATATCGTAGGTAAATTTTGTTGAAGTAAGTTCCGTAATAGCTACTGTTCTGCTCCATAGTAATTCTCCGTTATTATTTTTTGCAATTAAATTTCTTAATTTACCATCTAACGAAACATACCATTCTCCTTGGGATCTTACATTGGATTTATCTCCATAAGCAGTAATCATAAAATTACCGTTTGAAAATTCCCCCCTGTCGTTTTTAGGAAAATATAAATTTCCTGAGTTATTGATATAATAAGCATCTCCTGAGAAATTAGAAGCAGGTGCCACCGTCCTGTCCATTTCCACTGCATTTTCTTGTCCGTTGGTTATGTCCCACACTTTTGTAGTTGTCCAATCTGTTGAAGCCAGAACCTGAGCCGGAGTTAAAACCTCATTATGATTAACAGGTATATGTTCAACATAATAAATTATGGAAGGATCACTGCTATTAGGGATAGCATAAGTAAAAATAGTATGACTTAAAGCCATAATATCTACATTTCTTTCAAAAGCTACACTATTATCAGAGTTATAAACTACCAGTTTTCTCTGAGATTCATCATTGATTAAAGACCATTCACCAAATATTTTGGGCTGATCTGTAAAATCAACAATTCTAAATGTACCATTGGTTTTATAATATGCATATCCTGCATAATTTGAAGCCGGTGCAACGGATAAATCTAATTGATTTCCACGGTTATCAGTAACTTTAGTAGTTATCCAAACGTGAGTGGATAAAATATCACTTTTAGTTTCTCCCTGCGGAGATAAATTTGTTACTAAGTCATCATCTGAACAGGATACATTTAGAATTAAGGTAGTGATAGACATAAATATTACACTAATCAAACGTTTTGTTGTCATTTTAAATATTTTTATTAGTTTCAAACAAAACTATTTCTAAATTTAGACTAATCTCTTATCCTAAATCAATTTATAATACAAAATAATTGTTATCTTTAGTTGTCTGTAGCTGCCTTAAGTATGCTCATTCGATAATCATATTGAAAGTAAAGATTCATTCAAAATTTCAAAATATTTATCTAATAAAATTAAATTTTAAAAACTAGTTTATCTATCTTAATTTGTATTTATTCTATTAAACTATTTATAATAAATTATTTATTGCTAAATAATTTATATTATACTTAGCAATACCCTTGTTTAAATATCATAATAAATAATGTAAATTTATGAAATCGAGTAATTGTCTTATATATGTAATTTTCCCAGTAATGTTGCTATTTCTAGCAGGGTGTAAAACTCAATCTATAAAATCTGAATTTAATGATTCTATTTATCATTTAATTAAAAATAAAAAGTTAGATATAGGGATTTCAGTAAGAGATAATACCGGTGATGAAATTGTATCATATAACCAAAATAAAAAATATAAATTGTATAGTGTGTCAAAATATTTTTTAGGATTATATATACTAGATCAGGTTGATAAAGGTAATCTTAATTTAAACCAACCTGTAATATTTTCTAAAAAAGACCTAAAGCCTGATCTTTATAGTCCTTTAAGAGATAGTATCCCACTAGGAACAACTCTAACTTTAAAAGAATCAATTAAATATTTAATAGAAGATAGTGATAATAATGTATTTGATAAATTGATTGATATTTCAGGAGGATTTCAAAGGTTGAATTTATTTGTGCACCAAATTGTTCCAAACAAAAATAAATTTGCTATTAATGCAGGGTATTCTGATTCAGAAACATTGTTCCAATCAAATGTAATTACTCCCAGTCTAACAACTGAAATCCTTTACAAGATGGAAAACAGACAAATTATTTCTGATGAAAGTTTAAATTTACTAAAATTTTATATGCAACACTCTGTAAATAATAAGCGGATTCAGGGATTGTTACAAACTAAGACAAAATCTTTTCATAAATCAGGCACATCAGGAAGAAAAGATGGAATTATAACTGCTACCAATGATATTGGCATTGTAGAATTACAAGACGAACAATCATTTAGTATAGCTGTATTTATTTCAAACTCACACGAAGATGATGCCACTAATGAATATATAATTGCTAAACTGGCAGATATAATCTATGATAGATTAAACAATATGTAAAATTGTAGGCTTACCTTTTTATAGACTATTAAAACTCCTGAGAATACAAAGCTCTGAGTACCCAGTATTGATTATTTGAATTTAAATTGAATTCGTATTTAACCAGCTCGTTTAAAACCAAGAAAATACCCTGATTGTTTTTTTCAAAAATTCCCATTTTTATACCTTCATCATTAATACTGATTCCGAATCTACTGTTGAGCCTATGAATATTTTCCTTACTGACTGATTCCAATATCAGTATATCTCCGTTTTTATAAGCAAATTTTTCCGGAAGATTATATGAATTATCTATTTCAATGGCTAATAAATCAAAAGGTGAATCATTAGGAATACACATCATAGGTAATTTTTCCAAAAAGTCCGATTCATTGAAATTCTGTATAAATTCAGAAAAATTAGCAGAAGAAATATAAGGTATTTCAACAAACTTATCTTTCCTTTTTAGCATTTCCATATCTATAACCAAGCTGGAATCAAAGTGCAGCAATTCATTCACTGAAAGATCCCTTAAAATAAAATCATCCAGCGGAATGCCAAAATATTTAGCAATATTAACTACAATTTCTATTTTAGGTTCTGCTCTTAATTCTTCATAAGAACTTATGTTTCCCCTTGTCAGCTTGAATAAATCAGCAAACGCTTGTTGACTCAGCCCTTTGACTCCTCTGATTTTTTTTATATTTCTTCCGATTTTACTCATAAAAAGATGCTAAAATTTTTTGCAATTAAAAAATATTTAGCTATATTTGCTAAAATTATTAGCAAATATATCACTTATATTTGATATGACTAAAACCTATGATCATGTATTTTAAAAAAATTGAAACCTTTATTTCTGAACTTGGACATACCATATCCTTCAAAGATGAGGAAAAAGGCATTTTCTGCATCGAAAATGAAGAAGATGGAATCAAAAACCTCGTCATAGGAGTTGCTCCGCCCATTGTTGTACTAGAGCAGTATATTTTTACATTATATCAGGATGACAAAGAAATATTCAAATCTTTATTACAAAAAAACCGGGATATAGTACATGGTGCATTTGTACTGGACGAAACCGGAAAAAGAGTTATCTTCCGCTACACGATGCAAATTGAAAATCTCGACATAAATGAACTGGAAGGAGCCTTAAACTCTTTAGGATTATTACTAAGCGAATATTACGAACAAATACTGACATTTTCTAAAACAAAAAAATAAAAACCATCATGAATATATTTAAAAGACTTTTACGAATAGGCACAGCGGAAATACACTCCGTTGTCGATAAAATGGAAGATCCGATACGAATGACCGAACAGGGCATCCGGGAGATGAAAGAAGATTTGGAAAAAAGCCTGGAAGCCTTAGCAAGAGTAAAAGCTTTAGCTATACGTGCAAAAAATGACAGTTCTAAAAAAACTTCTGAAGCGGAAGATTATGAAAATAAAGCTTTTTTACTCATGTCTAAAGCCCAAAAAGGTGAACTTGATGCTGCACAGGCAGAAAAATTAGCCAAAGAAGCCCTCTCTCTTAAAGCAAGACTGCTTTCTGAAGTAGAAATTCTTAATGGAGAAAAAATCCAGCATGAAAAAGCAGTGGATGAAATGCAAAAAAATGTTGAAATTCTTAAATTTAACATCAATAAATGGGAAAATGAACTAAGAATTCTACGTGCCCGGGTAAAAGTGAGTAAAGCCACCAAAGAAGTTAACAAACAGCTAGCCCAGATAGATAATAACAGCACGATAAGTATGCTGGAAAAAATGAAAGAGAAAGTAGCAGAAGAAGAAGCTTTAGCACAGGCATACGGAGAGCTTGCAAACCAAAACATATCTCTTGATGAGGAAATTGATCGGGCTATTGGTAAAGATTCGATGCAAGTCAACAGCGAGCTCGAAAACATAAAAAAAAGACTGGGAATGGAATAAAAATTCCAACTCTGTACTAACTTTTTAACCTGAAACTATCTCTATTATGACCGAAATACTACACTCCCTTTTTAATCCGCTGTCCAATGCCATTATGAGTGGCTTTATGATAGTTATTCTTATCTACTGGCTATTCTCTTTTCTTGGTATAGGATTAGGAGAAATGGATTTTGATACGAATTTCGGAGCAGATATTGATTCAGATATAGACGTAGACGCTCAAGTAGACACGGATACCCAGGTAGACACGGATCATCAT contains these protein-coding regions:
- a CDS encoding DUF975 family protein, with amino-acid sequence MKTPLDTRVEKLKQQGYDLSLNKVLDDAFSAWKKILFMGIVYVLFSYLFSNLVSLFLSNILGTKDLDTEFSNSIMSLSQKPNGFTEMIPLFQEYMYNPLILSKAFISSFINLLIFPMGAGLIYCAYQADKTGTTSFKDLIRGFQGNKFINLLGLTIIVSVVTLLSAFLLFIPLLYIIPAFLLAGAFIIIDEVSLSKAIKNSIKIVNMNFGKVLLVSVVSFLISKVLGVAMCGIGLIITIPYSFAIVYSVYKNTIETVKTEDISE
- a CDS encoding chloride channel protein, translating into MIPTLLKRLRIKYNIAIRKFRYQNPEAFVYLVSTLIGITGGLSAVILKNLVSFTEELVYHNENIHYNYWTIILPAIGILLTVIYIKYFVKANISHGVEKVLYAISKNRSKIDKKNTYSSVISSSLTVGFGGSVGLEAPIVYTGAAIGSNIAQKFNLNLKLRTLFIACGCSAAIAGIFKAPIAAIIFSLEVLMIDLSMWSLIPILISSTTGALVSYFLLGDKISFYFAIFEPFDKTKIPFYVLLGMSCGFFSLYFTKVSRLTEKFFSKYKNKYLKALLGGGAVGILIFVFPPLFGEGYIGLQHLMSDHPESIANNSFFYSLRSHDYFLIIFLIGILFIKVIASSFTTASGGIGGVFAPALFTGGILGFVFAKIINLFNWVKLSEHNFTLVGMAGVMAGIMHAPMTSIFLIAEITGGYNLLFPLIITSSVAYLMKYRLDKYSVYTYNLKRQNQMITHNKDKEAIRRMNMEDLIETDFITVPLTLSLSKFIKEEIPKSRKNLFVVENVEGVFIGVILVDELMDVLLNKEKYENLKIVDVVSKPPAVINLHDDNEAVFKLFDQTNSWYLPVVENKKYIGMLSKSKLLQKYRKLIVDFSED
- a CDS encoding DinB family protein, giving the protein MKKSDISPMPQYFDKYINLVKDIELLDAFESSLEDLYTLDTCLLEKIGNKTYLKDKWEIKEIIQHITDIERLLTSGVLRFSRNKPSFIISFDENRLTKHSKAKNKKLAYILEELISVRKSTICLYQSFDEEDLQKKGINWKYEISVLAMGFNIIGHQMHHLNFIKSNYYPLIEF
- a CDS encoding helix-turn-helix domain-containing protein, giving the protein MQSLFKLPEDLFHNQTDINFYIYTNNSSNRNRIVFSHHVLCFLIKGVKEIHHANFHQTITNSQYFLLPSGRTLMTDKIDNNEYKSLLLFFSDNFLSQFCLTNTIEFTNKNMATNIEVFKKDNFIRNYENSLLLLKNEILNSEELKKIKLNEILNYILINSKEKMFSFISNCFRQKDKIVFMQIIEKNKYTNLTIKELSFLCNMSISTFKRNFHEIYATTPKKYFIDHKMLKAKKLLMKGKYISDISEELQYQNLSSFSKEFKKYFGVSPKEFTNNITS
- a CDS encoding YbhB/YbcL family Raf kinase inhibitor-like protein, giving the protein MKKVFFILITCAYCSIQAQNFTLKSKTLQGQAESNLMFNGMGCKGENMSPQLFWENVPIQTQSFAITIFDPDAPTGSGWWHWVAYNIPSDIREMKANAGNITKKIAPLGTIQSKTDYGTYGYGGPCPPTGDRPHQYIITIYALDTPLLDLDKDASPALVGFYLQQHTIQKASLIFYSQR
- a CDS encoding DUF4822 domain-containing protein, whose translation is MTTKRLISVIFMSITTLILNVSCSDDDLVTNLSPQGETKSDILSTHVWITTKVTDNRGNQLDLSVAPASNYAGYAYYKTNGTFRIVDFTDQPKIFGEWSLINDESQRKLVVYNSDNSVAFERNVDIMALSHTIFTYAIPNSSDPSIIYYVEHIPVNHNEVLTPAQVLASTDWTTTKVWDITNGQENAVEMDRTVAPASNFSGDAYYINNSGNLYFPKNDRGEFSNGNFMITAYGDKSNVRSQGEWYVSLDGKLRNLIAKNNNGELLWSRTVAITELTSTKFTYDIQVDSRLLRVEHEPLGQ
- a CDS encoding serine hydrolase: MKSSNCLIYVIFPVMLLFLAGCKTQSIKSEFNDSIYHLIKNKKLDIGISVRDNTGDEIVSYNQNKKYKLYSVSKYFLGLYILDQVDKGNLNLNQPVIFSKKDLKPDLYSPLRDSIPLGTTLTLKESIKYLIEDSDNNVFDKLIDISGGFQRLNLFVHQIVPNKNKFAINAGYSDSETLFQSNVITPSLTTEILYKMENRQIISDESLNLLKFYMQHSVNNKRIQGLLQTKTKSFHKSGTSGRKDGIITATNDIGIVELQDEQSFSIAVFISNSHEDDATNEYIIAKLADIIYDRLNNM
- a CDS encoding helix-turn-helix domain-containing protein yields the protein MSKIGRNIKKIRGVKGLSQQAFADLFKLTRGNISSYEELRAEPKIEIVVNIAKYFGIPLDDFILRDLSVNELLHFDSSLVIDMEMLKRKDKFVEIPYISSANFSEFIQNFNESDFLEKLPMMCIPNDSPFDLLAIEIDNSYNLPEKFAYKNGDILILESVSKENIHRLNSRFGISINDEGIKMGIFEKNNQGIFLVLNELVKYEFNLNSNNQYWVLRALYSQEF
- a CDS encoding type III secretion system chaperone family protein, whose product is MYFKKIETFISELGHTISFKDEEKGIFCIENEEDGIKNLVIGVAPPIVVLEQYIFTLYQDDKEIFKSLLQKNRDIVHGAFVLDETGKRVIFRYTMQIENLDINELEGALNSLGLLLSEYYEQILTFSKTKK
- a CDS encoding PspA/IM30 family protein — protein: MNIFKRLLRIGTAEIHSVVDKMEDPIRMTEQGIREMKEDLEKSLEALARVKALAIRAKNDSSKKTSEAEDYENKAFLLMSKAQKGELDAAQAEKLAKEALSLKARLLSEVEILNGEKIQHEKAVDEMQKNVEILKFNINKWENELRILRARVKVSKATKEVNKQLAQIDNNSTISMLEKMKEKVAEEEALAQAYGELANQNISLDEEIDRAIGKDSMQVNSELENIKKRLGME